In one Lolium rigidum isolate FL_2022 chromosome 3, APGP_CSIRO_Lrig_0.1, whole genome shotgun sequence genomic region, the following are encoded:
- the LOC124702185 gene encoding NAC domain-containing protein 18-like: protein MEASMFGFGANAPPAFVFNPTDADIVAHYLLPRALGLHNPHAHAIIEDDPGSAPPWEVLKRHGHEDSDHAFFFGPPTDASSRTVRGGVWQRRKGKGHEDTVTLVHPAGGGEVDIRYRRYELAFSVAEREGERAGYVMHEYEIVSPPLPGTVLTRIKVHKNAYRPPAADAGGADEQHADLQVPGPEQPGPSHEHDPATNGDGFAGAQDGALDDRR from the coding sequence ATGGAAGCCTCCATGTTCGGTTTCGGCGCGAACGCGCCGCCAGCGTTCGTGTTCAACCCCACGGACGCCGACATCGTCGCCCACTACCTCCTCCCCCGCGCGCTCGGCCTCCACAACCCCCACGCGCACGCCATCATCGAGGACGACCCCGGCAGCGCGCCGCCGTGGGAGGTCCTCAAGAGGCACGGCCACGAGGACAGCGACCACGCCTTCTTCTTCGGCCCGCCCACGGACGCGTCGAGCCGCACCGTCCGGGGCGGCGTGTGGCAGCGGCGGAAGGGGAAGGGGCACGAGGACACCGTCACCCTCGTGcatccggccggcggcggcgaggtggatATCAGGTACAGGAGGTACGAACTCGCCTTCTCTGTCGCCGAGCGCGAGGGCGAACGCGCCGGGTACGTCATGCACGAGTACGAGattgtgtcgccgccgcttcccggCACCGTGCTCACCCGCATCAAGGTCCACAAGAACGCCTACAGGCCGCCGGCCGCGGATGCGGGTGGCGCCGACGAACAACACGCGGATCTCCAGGTCCCAGGCCCGGAGCAGCCGGGCCCGAGCCACGAGCACGACCCCGCCACCAACGGCGATGGATTTGCTGGCGCGCAGGATGGTGCTCTCGATGACAGGCGGTGA
- the LOC124702184 gene encoding malonyl CoA-acyl carrier protein transacylase-like: MLLRPPRLPRLSPRRLRPDSPMASTLALLRPSAPTPLAGAGARSHPAAAAVRVPLRSRFSTRVSLGSAVAAGADTLFADYKPTTAFLFPGQGAQAVGMGKEAINVRAAAELFDKANDILGYDLLNLCIDGPKEKLNSTVISQPAIYVTSLAAVEVLRAREEGQSVIDSIDVTCGLSLGEYTALAFAGAFSFEDGLKLVKLRGEAMQDASDAANSAMVSVIGLDSEKVQQLCDAANEDVDEKEKVQIANFLCPGNYAVSGGVRGIEAVEAKAKSFKARMTVRLAVAGAFHTSFMQPAVSRLESALAATEIRSPRIPVISNVDAQPHSDPDTIKKILAQQVTSPVQWETTVTTLLGKGLEKSYELGPGKVIAGIIKRINKGARVENIGA; the protein is encoded by the exons ATGCTCCTCCGCCCACCTCGCCTCCCACGCCTctctcctcgccgcctccgcccggACTCTCCGATGGCCTCCACGCTCGCCCTGCTCAGGCCGTCCGCGCCGACCCCGCTCGCCGGCGCGGGCGCGCGGAGCCAcccggcggcggccgccgtgaGGGTGCCGCTCAGATCTCGGTTCTCTACAAGGGTGTCCCTCGGGTCGGCAGTGGCGGCAGGCGCCGACACGCTCTTCGCCGACTACAAGCCCACCACCGCATTCCTCTTCCCCGGCCAG GGTGCTCAGGCTGTAGGAATGGGCAAAGAAGCTATTAATGTTCGAGCAGCTGCGGAACTATTTGATAAGGCGAACGATATACTTGG CTATGACTTGTTGAATCTTTGCATCGACGGACCAAAAGAAAAGCTCAACTCGACAGTGATTAGTCAG CCAGCTATATACGTCACCAGCCTTGCAGCTGTAGAGGTGCTACGTGCACGTGAAGAGGGCCAATCAGTAATTGACTCTATAGATGTCACCTGTGGTCTCAGCTTGGGAGAATATACCGCGCTGGCATTTGCTGGTGCTTTTAG TTTTGAGGATGGCCTGAAGCTTGTCAAGCTTAGAGGAGAAGCCATGCAG GATGCTTCAGATGCTGCCAATAGTGCGATGGTCAGTGTGATTGGCCTAGATTCAGAAAAGGTGCAACAGTTATGCGATGCTGCAAATGAGGACGTGGATGAAAAGGAAAAAGTTCAAATAGCAAATTTTCTGTGTCCT GGTAACTATGCTGTTTCTGGTGGTGTGAGAGGTATCGAAGCAGTTGAagccaaagcaaaatcttttaagGCCAGAATGACG GTTCGCCTAGCTGTTGCTGGTGCTTTCCATACAAGCTTCATGCAACCTGCTGTCTCAAGATTGGAATCTGCGTTGGCTGCTACAGAGATCAGATCACCGAGAATCCCAGTAATCTCCAATGTTGATGCGCAGCCCCACTCAGATCCTGACACAATCAAGAAGATTTTGGCACAACAG GTAACCTCTCCTGTGCAATGGGAGACTACTGTGACGACTCTTTTGGGTAAAGGCCTTGAGAAGAGCTATGAACTCGGACCTGGAAAG GTTATAGCAGGGATCATTAAAAGGATCAACAAAGGTGCCAGGGTAGAGAACATTGGCGCTTGA